A genome region from Bufo gargarizans isolate SCDJY-AF-19 chromosome 2, ASM1485885v1, whole genome shotgun sequence includes the following:
- the LOC122929219 gene encoding olfactory receptor 5G3-like, with the protein MQEKNLTIVSEFYLLGFQIRKSFRMALFCLLFFLYCGTLCGNLLIITLVSTSKNLHTPMYFFISQLSISDIILIIDIVPNMLHILLHNGATITFAGCITQLYFFCASETFECLLLTVMSYDRYVAICNPLRYTSIMTSEYSVKLSVISWLLGFSLILLDTISTSMLTFCGPNIIDHFFCDLLPLLEIPCSDTFIIQFEVFLQSIPSVFIPTIIIIYSYVNIVLNILKIQIYTGRQKAFSTYSSHLTVVSIFYWTLFSVYVIPRRGQASTMSKVLSLLYTVFTPMINPIIYSFRNKEINKAIYDLIHKYII; encoded by the coding sequence ATGCAGGAGAAGAATTTGACCATTGTCTCTGAGTTTTATCTTTTAGGATTTCAAATTAGAAAGAGTTTCAGAATGGCGTTGTTCTGcctgcttttttttctttattgtggCACCCTATGTGGGAATCTCCTGATCATCACTCTTGTGTCCACCAGCAAGAACCTCCACACTCCAATGTACTTCTTCATCTCACAACTCTCCATAAGTGACATCATATTGATCATAGATATTGTCCCAAACATGCTCCACATCCTACTGCATAATGGGGCAACCATTACATTTGCTGGCTGTATCACTCAGCTTTATTTTTTCTGTGCCTCAGAAACATTTGAGTGTCTTCTTCTCACAGTGATGTCTTATGACAGATACGTGGCCATCTGTAATCCCCTCCGCTACACCTCTATAATGACCAGTGAATATTCTGTGAAACTGTCTGTCATCTCTTGGTTACTCGGGTTTTCCCTCATATTGCTTGACACCATATCAACATCAATGCTGACATTTTGTGGGCCAAATATCATAGACCATTTCTTCTGTGATCTTCTTCCATTGCTAGAAATTCCATGCTCTGACACCTTCATTATCCAGTTTGAAGTCTTCTTACAAAGCATACCATCTGTATTCATaccaacaataataataatttattctTATGTTAATATTGTTCTTAACATCTTGAAGATCCAAATTTATACTGGTAGACAGAAAGCCTTCTCCACTTATAGCTCCCACCTCACTGTTGTCTCCATATTTTACTGGACTCTGTTCAGTGTGTATGTCATTCCAAGAAGAGGACAAGCATCGACCATGAGTAAAGTCCTATccctgctgtatactgtatttacTCCTATGATTAACCCCATAATATATAGTTTCAGAAATAAAGAGATTAACAAAGCCATATATGACTTAATCCATAAATATATTATCTAA